The following coding sequences lie in one Flavobacteriales bacterium genomic window:
- a CDS encoding bifunctional phosphoglucose/phosphomannose isomerase codes for MKGLIEDFTKHLAESIAICNQTNLKKTDKKIESVLICGLGGSGIGGTVVSQIVANDANTPIVVNKDYKIPAFVNKNTLVICSSYSGNTEETLEMLAQAEAKGAEIACVTSAGKLEEIANAKNYNLIKIPGGNPPRAAFGLSLPTIFHFLTHYNVVNKNYFEDFATSIKNIDADEQNIIIEAKKITEKLYKKIPVIYSDAWFEGVSIRFRQQINENAKMLCWHHVIPEMNHNELVGWTTKNDDLAVVLFRNDDDYFRTQKRMEINKTVFEKYTSTILEIYSKGKNRLEQSLYLIHLGDWISYYLAEKNGVDVTEVDIITHLKNELSKI; via the coding sequence ATGAAAGGATTAATTGAAGATTTTACTAAACATTTAGCTGAGTCTATTGCCATTTGCAACCAGACCAATTTAAAGAAAACAGATAAGAAAATTGAATCTGTTTTAATTTGTGGATTAGGTGGTTCAGGTATTGGTGGAACTGTTGTTTCTCAAATTGTAGCAAACGATGCCAATACCCCAATAGTAGTAAACAAAGACTATAAAATACCTGCTTTTGTAAATAAAAACACCTTGGTTATTTGTAGCTCTTACTCTGGAAACACTGAAGAAACGTTGGAAATGTTGGCTCAAGCTGAAGCAAAAGGTGCTGAAATTGCTTGTGTAACTTCTGCTGGAAAATTAGAAGAAATTGCTAATGCAAAAAATTACAACCTAATAAAAATACCTGGAGGAAATCCTCCAAGAGCAGCTTTTGGATTATCGTTACCTACTATTTTTCATTTTTTAACCCACTACAATGTGGTGAATAAAAATTATTTTGAAGATTTTGCTACAAGCATTAAAAATATAGATGCTGACGAACAAAACATCATTATCGAAGCAAAAAAAATAACCGAAAAACTTTACAAAAAAATACCAGTGATTTATTCTGATGCATGGTTTGAAGGGGTTAGCATTCGCTTTCGTCAGCAAATTAACGAAAATGCAAAAATGCTTTGCTGGCACCATGTTATACCTGAAATGAATCACAACGAATTGGTTGGTTGGACAACTAAAAATGACGATTTAGCTGTAGTTCTTTTCAGAAACGACGATGATTATTTCCGCACACAAAAAAGAATGGAAATAAATAAAACTGTTTTTGAAAAATATACTTCAACCATTTTAGAAATATACTCAAAAGGTAAAAATCGTTTAGAACAATCTTTGTATTTAATTCATTTAGGCGATTGGATTTCTTATTATTTAGCAGAAAAAAATGGGGTGGATGTTACAGAAGTTGACATTATTACACATCTAAAAAACGAGTTGTCGAAAATTTAA
- a CDS encoding glycosyltransferase family 9 protein encodes MSNAVKILIIRFSSIGDIVLTTPVIRCLQQQLDGEVVIHYLTKNQYKSILLSNPRISKVLGIDKSTNEVIEELKNEGYDYIIDLHKNLRSKRVIKKLKVLSFAFEKLNYQKWLMTTFKVNKLPNIHIVERYLNATKVLGVENDKDGLEYYIPDADKVDLKTLPVTHQNGYVSFAIGAQHNTKKIPLEKCCEIIQQLNLSVVLLGGKEDVESANFIRQKVGDLAFVGCGNYTLNQSASIIQQSKVLITPDTGLMHIGAALGVNIVSVWGNTIPEFGMYPYYPKNPEKFVIIENKNLNCRPCSKIGYDKCPKKHFKCMVDLENAKIINAVKGFYNG; translated from the coding sequence TTGAGTAATGCGGTTAAAATATTAATTATTCGGTTTAGTTCAATAGGCGACATTGTGCTGACTACGCCTGTGATTCGTTGTTTACAACAACAACTCGATGGAGAGGTAGTAATTCATTATTTAACGAAAAATCAATACAAATCCATTTTACTTTCTAACCCAAGAATTTCTAAAGTATTAGGCATTGATAAAAGTACCAACGAAGTAATTGAAGAGCTGAAAAATGAAGGTTATGATTACATTATTGATTTACACAAAAACCTTCGGTCGAAAAGGGTCATTAAAAAGCTAAAAGTTTTATCGTTTGCATTTGAGAAGTTGAATTACCAAAAATGGTTGATGACTACTTTTAAAGTGAATAAATTACCAAACATTCATATTGTTGAGCGTTATTTAAATGCAACCAAGGTGTTAGGTGTAGAAAACGATAAGGATGGTTTGGAATATTATATTCCTGATGCTGATAAAGTGGATTTGAAAACATTGCCTGTTACTCACCAAAATGGATATGTGAGTTTTGCAATCGGGGCACAACACAACACAAAGAAAATACCTTTAGAAAAATGTTGTGAAATTATACAGCAACTTAATTTGTCTGTGGTTTTGTTGGGAGGAAAAGAGGATGTGGAATCAGCCAATTTTATTCGACAAAAAGTTGGTGATTTGGCTTTTGTGGGTTGCGGAAACTATACTTTAAATCAATCGGCATCAATCATACAACAAAGCAAAGTTTTGATTACTCCTGATACTGGCTTGATGCACATTGGAGCTGCTTTAGGAGTGAACATTGTTTCGGTTTGGGGAAATACCATTCCTGAATTTGGAATGTATCCGTATTACCCTAAGAACCCTGAAAAATTTGTTATTATAGAAAACAAAAATTTAAACTGTCGACCTTGCTCGAAAATTGGTTACGATAAATGTCCGAAAAAGCATTTTAAATGTATGGTAGATTTAGAAAATGCAAAAATTATAAATGCTGTTAAAGGGTTTTATAATGGTTAA
- a CDS encoding dienelactone hydrolase family protein: protein MNKKNSLVVDKTATYFTLGNIKTAKTIWFVLHGYGYLAEFFIKKFEPITNNETCVIAPEALSHFYLDGFYGKVGASWMTKHNREDEIVDYINYLQKLYDFVLSENNKNCTKINVVGFSQGGATACRWFSAKKFTCTNFILWASVFPDDVEFNLAQSETKLFLIYGTQDEFLTEERMSRLKKQILESKVACKVITFDGKHGIPKDVLIEESVKNVWN from the coding sequence ATGAACAAAAAAAATAGTTTAGTTGTTGATAAAACAGCCACCTATTTTACTCTAGGTAATATTAAAACGGCCAAAACCATTTGGTTTGTTTTGCATGGCTATGGTTATTTGGCAGAGTTTTTTATTAAAAAATTTGAGCCGATTACAAATAACGAAACTTGTGTAATTGCCCCTGAAGCGTTATCTCACTTTTATTTAGATGGTTTCTATGGTAAAGTTGGTGCTAGCTGGATGACCAAACACAATCGTGAAGATGAAATTGTTGACTACATCAATTACCTCCAAAAACTATATGATTTTGTTTTATCAGAAAACAATAAAAATTGCACTAAAATAAATGTTGTTGGATTTTCACAAGGAGGAGCAACCGCGTGTAGATGGTTTTCTGCTAAGAAATTTACTTGTACAAATTTTATCTTGTGGGCGAGTGTCTTTCCTGATGATGTGGAGTTCAACCTTGCTCAAAGTGAAACCAAACTCTTTTTAATTTATGGAACTCAAGACGAGTTTTTAACCGAAGAACGCATGTCGAGATTAAAAAAGCAAATACTAGAATCAAAAGTAGCATGCAAAGTGATTACTTTTGATGGAAAACACGGTATACCTAAAGATGTTTTGATTGAAGAATCGGTAAAAAACGTTTGGAATTAA
- a CDS encoding DUF983 domain-containing protein, which translates to MPNIVSSILTFKCPKCREGDLFCNKSSYQYKGFFDMPKNCPKCNQDFQIETGFYYGAMYMSYAFTIAIIVAVFVAMVIFDVFEINRFLIVDSIVLILVLPYIFRLSRSAWISLMIKYDPKAIEKHEQKK; encoded by the coding sequence ATGCCCAATATTGTTTCAAGTATTCTCACGTTTAAATGCCCAAAATGCAGAGAAGGAGATTTGTTTTGCAACAAAAGTTCGTACCAATACAAAGGTTTTTTTGACATGCCAAAAAATTGTCCAAAATGCAACCAAGATTTCCAGATAGAAACGGGTTTTTATTATGGCGCCATGTACATGAGTTATGCATTTACCATAGCCATTATTGTTGCTGTTTTTGTTGCCATGGTAATTTTTGATGTATTCGAAATCAATCGTTTTTTAATTGTTGATTCTATTGTATTGATACTTGTTCTTCCTTATATTTTTAGACTATCTCGCTCAGCGTGGATTAGCTTAATGATAAAATATGACCCAAAAGCCATTGAAAAACATGAACAAAAAAAATAG
- a CDS encoding ABC-F family ATP-binding cassette domain-containing protein, translating to MVGINELTVHFGERYLFNKVSFLINKQDRIGLVGKNGAGKSTMLKIIAGVNQSDGGNVSTPADFTFGYLPQDMDFSHGKTVLEETKSVFKEVNEINAKIEDINHQLETRTDYESDSYMDLLNHLNDCNERLSIIGGFTVDADVETILKGLGFTPKDFTRQTDEFSGGWRMRIELAKILLTKSDLLLLDEPTNHLDIESIQWLEDFLKVYHGAVVLISHDKAFLDHVTNRTIEISLGKIYDYKTYYSKYLEQRQERREQQIAAFTNQQKQIADTEKFIERFRSKASKAVQVQSRVKQLDKIDRIEIDEEDTASMRFYFPPAPRSGKVVVEASGVGKSFGDKKVFDDANFFIESGKKIAFVGKNGEGKTTMTKIIVGELEHEGELKIGHNVNLSYFAQNQAEELDKELTVFEAIDQCAHGEIRKQVRNLLGAFMFGGEEADKKIKVLSGGERARVALCKLMLEPVNLLVLDEPTNHLDIRSKEVLKNALKKYDGTLVVISHDRDFLDGLVEEMYEFKDGKVKQFLGGVYDFLKSKKVDSIREFEQNVKVVAKVEKVVTENKLSFEEKKQLEKDLKKTQNKINKLENQVEELEAKIEELSNDLHDPTKYSDALLEQYNATKQELEQVMTDWEENQLQEEELKNKLN from the coding sequence ATGGTAGGAATTAATGAATTAACAGTACATTTTGGAGAACGTTATTTATTTAACAAAGTATCTTTCTTAATTAATAAGCAAGATAGAATTGGATTGGTGGGTAAAAATGGAGCTGGAAAATCTACCATGCTCAAAATTATTGCAGGTGTAAATCAATCGGATGGTGGTAATGTTTCTACCCCTGCCGATTTTACATTTGGTTATTTGCCTCAAGACATGGATTTTAGCCATGGTAAAACTGTGCTGGAAGAAACGAAATCGGTTTTTAAGGAGGTAAACGAAATCAATGCGAAAATTGAGGATATCAATCATCAATTGGAGACTAGAACCGACTACGAATCGGACAGCTATATGGATTTGTTGAATCATTTGAATGATTGCAATGAGCGCTTATCTATTATTGGTGGTTTTACAGTAGATGCTGATGTGGAAACCATTCTAAAAGGATTGGGTTTTACGCCAAAAGATTTTACTCGACAAACCGACGAGTTTAGTGGGGGTTGGAGAATGCGTATTGAGTTGGCTAAAATTTTGTTAACCAAATCCGATTTGTTGTTGCTCGATGAGCCTACCAATCACTTGGATATTGAATCGATTCAGTGGTTGGAAGATTTCTTGAAAGTATATCATGGTGCTGTAGTGTTAATTTCTCACGATAAGGCATTTTTGGACCATGTAACGAATAGAACCATTGAGATTTCGTTAGGTAAGATTTACGATTATAAAACTTATTACTCTAAATATTTAGAACAACGACAAGAACGAAGAGAACAACAAATTGCTGCTTTTACCAATCAACAAAAACAAATTGCAGATACCGAGAAGTTTATTGAACGATTTAGATCGAAAGCATCGAAAGCTGTTCAAGTTCAGAGTAGAGTTAAGCAATTGGATAAAATTGACCGAATAGAAATTGACGAAGAGGATACTGCTTCGATGAGGTTTTATTTTCCTCCAGCCCCTCGTTCGGGTAAAGTGGTAGTAGAAGCAAGTGGGGTGGGTAAATCATTTGGCGATAAAAAAGTGTTCGACGATGCCAATTTCTTTATTGAATCAGGTAAAAAAATTGCCTTTGTAGGAAAGAATGGTGAAGGTAAAACCACCATGACTAAAATTATTGTTGGAGAGCTAGAGCACGAAGGTGAATTGAAAATAGGACATAACGTAAACCTATCGTATTTTGCTCAAAACCAAGCAGAGGAATTGGATAAAGAATTGACTGTTTTTGAAGCGATTGACCAATGTGCTCACGGTGAAATCCGTAAACAAGTTCGAAATTTATTAGGAGCATTTATGTTTGGAGGCGAAGAAGCCGACAAAAAAATTAAAGTGCTTTCTGGGGGCGAACGAGCAAGGGTTGCTTTGTGTAAACTAATGTTAGAACCGGTAAATTTATTGGTGCTGGATGAGCCAACCAACCACTTAGATATTCGCTCGAAAGAAGTGTTGAAAAATGCCTTGAAAAAATACGATGGAACGTTGGTGGTTATTTCTCACGACAGGGATTTTTTAGATGGATTAGTTGAAGAAATGTATGAGTTTAAAGATGGAAAAGTGAAACAATTCTTGGGTGGCGTTTACGATTTCTTAAAATCTAAAAAGGTAGATAGCATTAGAGAATTTGAGCAAAATGTAAAAGTTGTTGCTAAAGTTGAGAAGGTTGTTACCGAAAATAAACTTTCGTTTGAGGAAAAAAAGCAATTGGAGAAAGACTTGAAAAAAACTCAAAATAAGATTAACAAACTTGAAAATCAAGTAGAAGAATTGGAAGCTAAAATTGAGGAGTTGAGCAATGATTTGCATGACCCAACTAAATATTCTGATGCTTTATTGGAACAATACAATGCTACCAAGCAAGAACTTGAACAAGTGATGACAGATTGGGAAGAAAACCAATTGCAAGAAGAAGAGTTGAAAAACAAACTGAATTAA
- a CDS encoding ChaN family lipoprotein, translating to MNFKKIIAPILALFLFAFCAEKEAFEVFNDIGKKSSYGKILKKAEEADIILFGELHNNPINHWLQLELTKDLHAKVLDGLVLGAEMFEADDQLIINEYLGGHYNYEIFKKEAKVWPNNTTDYQPLLDFAVANQLTFVATNIPRRYANMVYKDGFRAFNDLNDDAKRYIAPLPLKYDEKLPGYANMKKMAGGHGGDNLPKSQASKDATMAHFILKNWKKGRTFLHFNGSYHSNNFEGIMWYLKQANPDLRILTINCVEQKEIEKLETEYEGTAHFIIATPESMTKTH from the coding sequence ATGAATTTCAAAAAAATAATTGCACCTATTTTGGCACTCTTTTTATTTGCGTTTTGTGCCGAAAAAGAAGCTTTTGAGGTGTTTAACGACATAGGCAAAAAATCGAGCTACGGTAAAATCTTAAAAAAAGCCGAAGAAGCCGATATCATTTTATTTGGCGAATTACACAACAACCCAATTAACCATTGGTTGCAATTAGAACTAACCAAAGACTTACATGCAAAAGTTTTAGACGGCTTAGTTTTAGGAGCAGAAATGTTTGAAGCTGACGACCAATTGATTATCAACGAATACTTGGGAGGACATTACAACTACGAAATATTTAAAAAAGAAGCAAAAGTTTGGCCAAACAACACTACCGACTACCAACCATTGTTAGATTTTGCTGTTGCCAACCAATTGACTTTTGTTGCCACCAACATTCCTCGCAGATATGCCAACATGGTATATAAAGATGGGTTCAGAGCTTTTAACGATTTAAACGACGACGCAAAAAGATACATTGCTCCATTACCACTTAAGTATGACGAGAAATTACCAGGTTACGCCAACATGAAAAAGATGGCTGGTGGTCATGGAGGAGATAATTTACCAAAATCGCAAGCATCGAAAGATGCTACCATGGCACATTTTATACTTAAAAACTGGAAAAAAGGAAGAACATTTTTACATTTTAATGGATCATACCACTCCAATAATTTTGAAGGCATTATGTGGTATTTAAAACAAGCCAACCCCGATTTAAGAATTCTAACCATAAACTGCGTAGAGCAAAAAGAAATTGAAAAATTAGAAACCGAATACGAAGGCACTGCTCACTTTATTATTGCTACACCTGAATCGATGACGAAGACACATTAA
- the hemE gene encoding uroporphyrinogen decarboxylase, protein MTPFNDNFLKACRREETPYTPLWLARQAGRYQKEYMKIKEKYSIIEISTIPEVSAEVTLLPINQFELDSAIIFSDILIPLGPMGISFEYKKGYGPLIHNPIRTVADVEKLKVVDPATEMWYTGKALTILKGELNVPCIGFVGAPFTLASYMIEGGPSKNYETMKAFMYNEPKAWHLLMDKLATVMANYLNFQIESGAMVVQIFDSWVGALDVDDYNEYVYAHVEKMIHIIRKKHPTTPIISMGVNSSHLIPSLRKAKPDVIAIDWKTDLAKVWKDLNYEVAVQGNLDPTALFADWSIIEAKTKKLLDSVKGKPGHIFNLGHGILPGTPVENVKQLCKFVHEYTRK, encoded by the coding sequence ATGACACCATTCAACGATAATTTTTTAAAAGCTTGTAGAAGAGAAGAAACTCCTTACACTCCACTTTGGTTAGCCCGTCAAGCGGGACGATACCAAAAAGAGTACATGAAAATAAAGGAAAAATACAGCATTATAGAAATCAGTACCATACCTGAGGTTAGTGCAGAAGTTACGCTTTTGCCTATCAATCAATTTGAATTGGATTCAGCCATTATTTTTTCGGATATTTTAATTCCGCTAGGACCAATGGGGATTAGTTTTGAATACAAAAAAGGCTACGGTCCTTTAATTCATAACCCTATAAGAACTGTTGCTGATGTAGAAAAACTTAAAGTGGTTGACCCAGCTACAGAAATGTGGTACACTGGAAAAGCATTAACCATTTTAAAAGGAGAATTAAACGTTCCTTGTATTGGTTTTGTTGGTGCTCCGTTTACGTTGGCGAGTTATATGATTGAAGGTGGCCCTTCGAAAAATTACGAAACCATGAAAGCTTTTATGTACAACGAACCAAAAGCTTGGCATTTGTTAATGGATAAATTGGCTACCGTAATGGCAAATTACCTTAACTTTCAAATTGAAAGTGGAGCTATGGTGGTGCAAATTTTTGATAGCTGGGTGGGTGCTTTAGATGTTGATGATTACAACGAATATGTGTATGCTCATGTTGAAAAAATGATTCACATCATTCGTAAAAAACACCCAACCACTCCAATTATTTCTATGGGTGTAAATTCTTCGCATTTAATACCAAGTTTACGTAAGGCTAAACCTGATGTTATTGCTATTGATTGGAAAACAGATTTAGCAAAAGTTTGGAAAGACTTAAATTACGAAGTAGCCGTACAAGGTAATTTAGACCCAACAGCATTGTTTGCCGATTGGAGTATAATTGAAGCAAAAACCAAAAAATTATTGGATTCGGTAAAAGGAAAACCAGGGCATATTTTTAATTTAGGGCATGGTATTTTACCAGGTACTCCTGTTGAAAACGTAAAACAACTTTGTAAGTTTGTTCATGAGTATACGAGAAAATAA
- the hemL gene encoding glutamate-1-semialdehyde 2,1-aminomutase, with protein sequence MNNTKSQELYNKGLKHLVGSVNSPVRAFKSVGGNPLFIKNAKGSKIYDVDGNEYIDLVLSYGPMILGHGNEKVIEAVTNQVKEGFSFGASTENEIKLAEIVCAAFPGMDKVRFVNSGTEAILSAIRLARAFTGKNHIIKFAGCYHGHSDALLVAAGSGLVTYSLPGSAGVPADAVKNTLIAEYNDIDSVKKHIAECKDIAAVFIEPIAGNMGVVLPSDSFIKELRKITKEAGILLVIDEVMTGFRSKFGGAQELLGIEADITCLGKVIGGGFPVGAYGAREEIMNMVSPLGAMYQAGTLSGNPVAMAAGISTLTELKNQNPYDKFNQQAETLEKALLDAAKANGIALTVNRFGSMINPFFIGKTVTNFTEAQECDTTQFTKFFWGLVENGIYIPPSQFEAWFLSSVISDKDMEQLIKGINAAMKLV encoded by the coding sequence ATGAACAATACAAAATCACAAGAACTATACAACAAAGGACTGAAACACTTGGTTGGGTCAGTAAATTCGCCAGTACGAGCATTTAAATCTGTTGGAGGAAATCCTTTGTTTATTAAAAATGCAAAAGGTTCTAAAATTTACGATGTTGATGGTAACGAATACATCGACTTGGTACTTTCTTACGGACCAATGATTTTAGGTCACGGTAACGAAAAAGTTATTGAAGCCGTTACCAATCAAGTTAAAGAAGGATTTAGTTTTGGTGCGAGTACCGAAAATGAAATTAAACTTGCCGAAATAGTTTGCGCTGCTTTCCCAGGAATGGACAAAGTTCGATTTGTAAACTCGGGCACAGAAGCCATTTTAAGTGCTATCCGTTTAGCAAGAGCCTTTACAGGAAAAAATCACATCATCAAATTTGCAGGTTGTTACCATGGTCATTCTGATGCATTATTGGTTGCAGCAGGTTCAGGGTTGGTAACATATAGTTTACCAGGTAGTGCGGGTGTTCCTGCTGATGCAGTAAAAAACACCTTAATTGCTGAATACAACGACATTGATTCGGTAAAAAAACACATTGCAGAATGTAAAGATATTGCTGCCGTTTTTATCGAGCCAATCGCGGGTAATATGGGCGTTGTTTTGCCAAGCGATTCGTTTATTAAAGAACTTAGAAAAATAACAAAAGAAGCCGGTATTCTTTTGGTTATTGATGAAGTAATGACTGGGTTCCGTTCTAAATTTGGTGGTGCACAAGAATTATTAGGAATTGAAGCTGACATCACTTGTTTAGGAAAAGTTATTGGTGGCGGATTTCCTGTTGGAGCGTATGGCGCTCGTGAAGAAATCATGAACATGGTTTCACCTTTAGGAGCAATGTATCAAGCAGGAACATTATCAGGAAACCCAGTGGCAATGGCCGCAGGTATTTCTACCTTAACCGAATTAAAAAACCAAAACCCTTACGACAAGTTTAACCAACAAGCAGAAACGCTTGAAAAAGCATTGTTAGATGCAGCGAAAGCAAATGGAATTGCTTTAACCGTAAATCGTTTTGGTTCAATGATAAACCCATTTTTTATAGGTAAAACAGTAACTAATTTTACCGAAGCTCAAGAATGTGACACTACTCAATTCACCAAATTTTTCTGGGGCTTAGTTGAAAACGGAATTTACATTCCGCCTAGTCAATTTGAAGCTTGGTTTTTATCGTCAGTTATTTCTGATAAAGACATGGAACAACTGATAAAAGGTATTAATGCTGCTATGAAACTTGTTTAA
- the hemB gene encoding porphobilinogen synthase: MSVRLRDSRKTKEIRAAVRETQLKVTDFIYPLFIEEGNNIKKEITSMPGIFRYSLDQIDAELQEAVDLGIKSVILFGIPLHKDEEGSESWNPEGIIQKAIAYIKKNYPTLQVIADVCFCEYTSHGHCGVLCNHDVDNDLTLVNLRKQVLAQAKAGVDMVAPSGMMDFAVREIRDELDKNGFQHIPIMGYSVKYASAYYGPFRDAADSTPSFGDRRTYQMDSANRNEAIKEAQADVDEGAAILMVKPALSYLDIIRDLKNNFDLPIAAYNVSGEYAMIKAAGKNGWIDEQRVMMETLLSIKRAGADIIITYFAKEAAKLLAHPDLPKGKE, translated from the coding sequence ATGAGCGTACGTTTAAGAGATAGTAGAAAAACCAAAGAAATAAGAGCTGCAGTTCGAGAAACGCAACTAAAGGTTACCGATTTTATTTACCCGCTTTTTATCGAAGAAGGCAATAACATAAAAAAAGAAATTACCTCGATGCCAGGAATTTTCAGGTATTCGCTTGACCAAATTGATGCAGAGCTACAAGAAGCCGTTGATTTAGGAATTAAATCTGTTATACTGTTTGGCATTCCTTTACACAAAGATGAAGAAGGTTCTGAAAGCTGGAACCCTGAGGGAATTATTCAAAAAGCAATTGCTTACATCAAAAAAAACTATCCAACATTACAAGTTATAGCCGACGTTTGCTTTTGCGAATACACGAGTCATGGGCACTGTGGAGTTTTGTGCAACCATGATGTGGATAACGATTTAACGCTTGTCAATTTAAGAAAACAAGTATTGGCTCAAGCTAAAGCTGGAGTTGACATGGTTGCTCCATCCGGCATGATGGATTTTGCAGTACGCGAGATTAGAGACGAATTAGATAAAAACGGATTTCAACACATTCCAATCATGGGCTATTCCGTAAAATATGCTTCGGCGTATTATGGACCATTTAGAGATGCTGCCGACTCAACACCAAGTTTTGGTGATAGAAGAACCTACCAAATGGATTCAGCTAACCGTAACGAAGCCATTAAAGAAGCTCAAGCAGATGTAGATGAGGGAGCTGCTATTTTAATGGTTAAACCTGCTTTATCTTATTTAGATATTATTAGAGATTTAAAAAACAATTTTGATTTACCGATTGCAGCATACAATGTTAGCGGCGAATACGCCATGATAAAAGCCGCTGGTAAAAACGGTTGGATAGATGAACAACGAGTAATGATGGAAACATTGCTATCAATTAAAAGAGCTGGTGCAGATATTATTATCACCTACTTTGCAAAAGAAGCAGCAAAACTATTAGCCCATCCCGACCTTCCCAAAGGGAAGGAGTAA
- a CDS encoding DUF393 domain-containing protein: METANHIILFDGTCNFCNFWVGFVIKRDAKNVFRFASLQSVIGQELRMKYQVSSGLDSVVLIKNNKVYIKSNAALEIIKQLNGLWFLFYGFKIIPIFIRDWFYDVVAKHRYKWFGQQVCEIAPKTEFMHKFL, translated from the coding sequence GTGGAAACCGCTAATCATATTATTCTTTTTGATGGAACTTGCAATTTTTGTAATTTCTGGGTTGGTTTTGTGATAAAAAGAGATGCAAAAAATGTATTTCGGTTTGCAAGTTTGCAGTCAGTAATAGGTCAGGAATTACGAATGAAATACCAAGTAAGTAGTGGGTTAGATTCGGTTGTGCTCATCAAAAACAATAAAGTTTACATTAAATCGAATGCAGCGTTAGAAATTATTAAACAGTTGAATGGTTTGTGGTTTTTATTTTATGGATTTAAAATAATTCCAATTTTTATTCGCGATTGGTTTTATGATGTGGTTGCCAAACACCGATACAAATGGTTTGGTCAACAAGTGTGCGAAATTGCTCCTAAAACAGAATTTATGCATAAGTTTTTATAA
- a CDS encoding 3'-5' exonuclease encodes MYAIIDIETSGGNHKNGKITEIAIYKHDGKKIVDEFVTLVNPEIKIDWYVKKLTGITDEMVAEAPKFFEVAKRIVNITRGCIFIAHNVDFDYDFVRAEFRSLGFEYKRSKLCTVQLSRKLIPGKKSYSLGKLCKDLGLPLEDRHRASGDALATVKLFEMLLEADNNQKLIPRPVVDLNQTKLF; translated from the coding sequence GTGTACGCCATTATAGATATAGAAACTTCAGGAGGGAACCATAAAAATGGAAAAATTACCGAAATAGCCATCTACAAACATGATGGTAAAAAAATTGTGGACGAATTTGTAACCCTTGTCAACCCTGAAATTAAGATAGATTGGTACGTTAAAAAACTTACAGGAATAACTGATGAAATGGTTGCTGAAGCACCAAAATTTTTTGAGGTTGCAAAACGTATTGTAAACATTACTCGCGGTTGTATTTTTATTGCTCATAATGTAGATTTTGATTACGACTTTGTTCGTGCTGAATTTCGTTCGTTGGGATTTGAATACAAACGTTCAAAACTTTGTACGGTTCAGTTGAGTAGAAAACTAATTCCTGGAAAAAAATCGTATAGTTTGGGTAAGTTGTGTAAAGATTTGGGGCTGCCTTTGGAAGACCGACACCGTGCTTCTGGTGATGCTTTGGCAACAGTTAAATTGTTTGAAATGTTATTGGAGGCTGATAATAATCAGAAACTAATACCACGACCTGTGGTAGATTTGAATCAGACGAAGTTGTTTTGA